One window of the Leptolyngbya iicbica LK genome contains the following:
- a CDS encoding DUF4347 domain-containing protein, which yields MGSGVSSSSHLSGLNSESFQPVVEPVVLTNLLEGESNAPPSSSPIAEDVDLADLDIGANSQTLELEGGLSALLTPPLEFTSVPANGNGATRLIGDTDALLPAAQDAAETLATITPSISLAREIVFVDARVDHFPDIIDSVSEGVEVFILDSEVDGIDQITEILSDRTDVDAIHIISHGGKAALSLGNSQLTSQNIARYALKIDGWRLALTERADILLYGCNVTADDDGQAFIETLSALTGADVAASDDLTGSLDLGGDWVLESQTGDIEAQVLQVDYAGVLGDRTIQNIYDAWQAGTLGDLSNLNLTVGDGSVISGNFTVVENTADTLTLSATSVTAFFGEGNATPETTDDSGLSITADTLNLTLNADNTYAYDFTGSAVLQNVSDLSLSADAAAISGTEAGVTIDLANAQVDLGGVARLESQTLQYSNVDGTFDFSAMGADVLLGHGAATADASDDAGVVLGGASVDIDLQGDGYSYSLTATNAATTGLDGVTVEANTISASGDGTTVTANLGQADLALGEQTAISGEQLSLTVKETAEGTTVDVSGTALSAFVGRGADTEVVYDDLGLAIANGTLDLDIAADQTYTYNLTADSASLQGIADLSLSGTNISASQDGTRTQVDFGNFALAADDNVLVAGSALRYAADADNLLFGTANATAFLGTGYGTAEVLGVELTAATLGLALYGQADADPTYALKATGNAALLGLPELNLSGELDLAVNGTGGAVSEAIALANGSTLDLSFTDGVELPRIAGTADLDIAGLTSLNGEFAIAQESVVTNGQPESQLRIGATGVNAFIGENGGTADAVGLTLNDGELALYAEQAGSDPATYALRASGSAGIVGVDDVTVAGSIDLELNRLGRAVNETIATPNQEVTLSYSEAEANLTEIEASLDLGVAGFAEISGDFGIDKTADSLKLGSRDASAFIGANGSGLQIDDLDLGLVLYTDPGAGYALEGSGAAGLVNVDDLTLSGEVDLAINRTGQAVNETIPLPGGDRTVQFDTGADITQVSGAATVDVGGLLSIDGGLTVDQQVSTNGDVTDTDLLFAFTEATAFMGSGYGTAAAVGVELSDGKLGLVWTQSTNAVTSETTQGFALKGTGSGALLGVNEVGLSGNLDVAINRMGAAVNETLVTPTGEILVEFADGSEFTQITGDATLDFGGVVQSSGQFGMQQTVTADGTKLLIGLDNATTFIGSEGGTDVAAGVQITNADLGLVIYGDDGSYALTSSGAGALIGVEDLALDGTLALRINETGGAVDETIPVGLTDSLQVRFTEAQANQMRVEGTVDGTAADTLAMGGEFSLEWFLDQVPGALDLTSTPTVDDLTLAQYDTTIGADLYQSLRDQLAAEKARLEGEQSEVKGITATVDGWAFNEDFVDRDRDWLTFEQPHGFTNGQVVEYTVADGETAIGGLTPGQQYEVTVLSDTRLQLVDRSTGQVIDLTDDGTGLHQLNAVHEFAATNQFAVDLEQNLIHFSQPHGLTNMSRVQYDTGGNRAIGGLRDDRQYTVEVIDANTVRLRHLSGSAIVDLTSDSDGEHTLRPVLTFSAENELGSTIDVSRDIIQFNTPHYLQTGDKIQYYEPVDGSPIGGTLDALHHYDVVTAYYVVKIDDRSIALSKDRYSPTYAERINLTSPGTGTHTFSLIEQSGRSHLSYDSGLNVVKGNAIQLWSNHGFRTGQQVSLQIGAGKRYSPLSGITADFYNNGAPVYRPTANNTYFVKVLNSKTFRLAKTAEDLAQGNYINVAETGRSTSFRFMPVAMLRGSEEIIRVDTANDLINFEADHGFTDGEAVRYDVSANQRAIGGLKDNQTYYVQVLNDRQVRLSNTASGSAINLTSDGTGNHRFLSTGATVVPTNDIRVEVDTDTIILPEAIAFEVGEAIRYEAAGGQAIGGLTDGTTYYVASLDGDRLQLATTAGGAVIDLTAAGGTGDHQFVRASLEFNATNDIADQRRAAAVALSDRLSNELGVSVTLIEGDATSTNDPTATDGTETANRKVSFREVSVLYDEQQIEKTRLLAGITNGYAFMGTGLDTPDETGVKVENTDIGLALYKAIDFTKPPEEQTNMTYALMGDGDGSVVGLPGITLDGTLRVESNSTGETVQETIITPGGQIDLNIDDPANLTRITGSATLGMLDFTEISGGFEVVTETVDINGVLENQLAIDATNITTFIGAGADPTVDLGVLLENIDFSLDVLPDGTYDYDFSKVTNTALLLKNLPDGLTSIGTSIETLLNQDWDFATIEGGQRLSFNVTDFALGDFGTVSGTLNLDILKDANGFDLNLSSDGISLFLGDGTDPATDMGVQLTDIGFTLGLQSDGTFSYDFDKLATTAIALKNLPAELSSIATAIETLFSQDWDFVAIPDLPNAQRLTFNVTDFALGDFGTVSGGLNLDIIQSVDGFDLNLSSDAIDLFLGNGTNPLTDMGVQLNDIALNLGLQSDGTFSYDFDKLDTTELLLKNLPAEFSTIQSSLETLLNGDWDFIDIPDVPDAQRLSFTVTDFALGDLGSVSGTLNLDILKAADGFDLNLSSPDIDLFLGDGTDPLTDMGIQLNDIAVSLGLLSDGTFSYDFAKLPSTELLLKNLPAEFSTIQSSLETLLNGDWDFAEVPGIPDAQRLSFTVTDFALGDLGSVSGTLNLDILKAADGFDLNLSSPDIDLFLGDGTDPLTDMGVQLNDIAXXSMAIGTLLRFPVFPMRNG from the coding sequence ATGGGTAGCGGTGTATCTTCTTCCAGTCATCTGTCAGGTTTAAATTCCGAGTCTTTTCAACCTGTAGTTGAACCTGTCGTCCTCACAAATTTGCTGGAAGGCGAGTCCAATGCTCCTCCAAGTAGTTCTCCCATCGCTGAAGATGTTGACCTGGCGGATTTGGACATTGGGGCTAATAGCCAGACTTTAGAGCTAGAAGGTGGCTTGTCCGCATTGCTGACGCCGCCGCTAGAGTTCACTTCAGTTCCCGCCAATGGCAATGGAGCTACTCGTCTCATCGGTGATACTGACGCCCTGTTGCCAGCCGCCCAAGACGCCGCAGAAACCCTCGCGACCATCACGCCTTCGATCTCCCTCGCCCGCGAAATCGTCTTCGTGGATGCCCGCGTTGACCATTTCCCCGACATCATCGACTCGGTTTCAGAAGGGGTCGAAGTGTTCATTCTGGATTCTGAAGTTGACGGCATTGACCAAATTACGGAGATTCTGAGCGATCGCACCGACGTGGACGCCATCCACATCATTTCTCACGGTGGCAAGGCGGCTCTGAGCCTGGGCAATAGCCAACTTACCAGCCAGAATATTGCCCGTTATGCCCTCAAAATCGATGGCTGGCGATTAGCATTGACCGAGCGGGCCGACATTCTGCTGTATGGCTGTAATGTGACGGCGGACGATGATGGGCAGGCGTTTATTGAAACCTTGAGTGCCCTCACCGGGGCGGATGTAGCGGCGTCTGATGACCTCACGGGCAGCCTGGATTTGGGCGGCGACTGGGTACTAGAGTCGCAAACGGGGGACATCGAAGCACAGGTGCTGCAAGTGGATTATGCGGGGGTGCTGGGCGATCGCACCATCCAAAATATCTATGATGCTTGGCAGGCGGGCACCCTGGGCGACCTCAGCAACCTGAACCTGACCGTGGGGGATGGCTCCGTCATCAGCGGCAATTTCACCGTGGTGGAAAACACTGCTGACACCCTGACCCTAAGCGCCACTAGCGTCACCGCCTTCTTTGGCGAAGGTAATGCCACCCCAGAAACCACTGACGACAGCGGCCTGAGTATTACCGCCGACACGCTGAACCTGACCCTGAATGCGGACAACACCTACGCCTATGATTTCACCGGGTCGGCGGTGCTGCAAAATGTATCAGACCTAAGCCTGTCGGCAGATGCGGCGGCGATCTCAGGAACAGAAGCGGGTGTCACCATCGACCTTGCCAACGCCCAGGTTGATTTGGGCGGCGTGGCGCGGCTGGAGAGTCAAACGCTGCAATACAGCAATGTGGACGGCACCTTTGATTTCAGCGCGATGGGGGCCGATGTGTTGCTGGGCCACGGAGCCGCTACCGCTGATGCTAGCGACGATGCCGGGGTGGTGCTCGGTGGCGCTAGCGTTGACATCGACCTGCAAGGGGATGGCTACAGCTACAGCCTAACCGCGACGAATGCTGCGACGACGGGCCTGGATGGCGTCACCGTTGAGGCCAACACCATCAGCGCCAGTGGAGACGGCACGACCGTCACCGCCAACTTGGGACAGGCGGACTTGGCTCTGGGTGAGCAAACCGCCATCAGCGGCGAGCAGCTCAGTCTGACGGTAAAAGAAACCGCTGAAGGCACGACGGTGGATGTGTCGGGGACGGCGCTGTCAGCGTTTGTGGGCCGAGGGGCCGACACGGAAGTGGTGTATGACGACCTGGGATTGGCGATCGCCAACGGCACCCTGGATCTCGACATCGCCGCCGACCAAACTTATACCTATAACCTGACCGCCGATAGCGCCAGCCTTCAGGGCATTGCCGACCTCTCCCTCTCCGGCACGAATATCAGCGCCAGCCAAGACGGCACCCGCACCCAGGTCGATTTCGGCAACTTTGCCCTCGCGGCAGACGATAACGTGCTCGTTGCTGGTAGTGCGTTGCGCTACGCCGCTGACGCGGACAATCTCCTTTTTGGCACTGCCAACGCCACGGCCTTTTTGGGTACGGGCTACGGCACTGCCGAGGTGCTCGGGGTGGAACTCACAGCGGCCACGCTGGGGCTAGCACTCTACGGTCAAGCCGATGCGGATCCCACCTATGCCCTCAAGGCTACGGGCAATGCGGCTTTGCTCGGTTTACCCGAGTTGAACCTGTCCGGAGAACTGGATCTGGCCGTCAATGGTACGGGCGGCGCGGTGAGTGAAGCGATCGCCCTCGCCAACGGTTCCACTCTCGACCTCAGCTTTACCGACGGGGTGGAACTGCCCCGCATCGCTGGCACAGCGGATCTGGACATAGCCGGACTTACTAGTCTGAATGGGGAATTTGCGATCGCGCAGGAATCGGTCGTGACTAACGGCCAACCGGAGAGTCAACTCCGCATTGGCGCGACGGGCGTCAACGCCTTCATCGGGGAAAATGGCGGCACTGCCGACGCCGTGGGGCTGACCCTTAACGATGGGGAACTGGCTCTGTACGCCGAACAAGCTGGCAGCGATCCGGCGACTTACGCTCTCCGCGCCAGTGGGTCGGCGGGCATTGTCGGGGTGGATGATGTGACGGTCGCTGGTTCTATTGATTTGGAACTCAATCGGCTGGGACGGGCAGTGAATGAGACCATTGCCACCCCCAATCAGGAGGTCACCCTCAGCTACAGCGAAGCCGAAGCCAACCTCACCGAAATCGAAGCCAGCTTGGACTTGGGCGTTGCGGGTTTTGCCGAAATCAGTGGCGACTTTGGCATTGATAAAACTGCTGACAGCTTGAAGCTGGGCAGTCGCGACGCCAGCGCCTTCATTGGGGCCAACGGCAGTGGCTTGCAGATCGACGATCTGGATTTGGGCCTGGTGCTCTACACCGATCCTGGCGCTGGGTACGCCCTGGAGGGTAGCGGTGCAGCCGGTTTGGTCAACGTGGACGACCTCACCCTCAGCGGCGAGGTGGATCTCGCCATCAACCGCACCGGGCAGGCGGTGAATGAAACCATTCCGCTACCGGGCGGCGATCGCACCGTTCAGTTTGATACGGGGGCTGATATCACCCAGGTCAGCGGAGCCGCCACCGTCGATGTGGGCGGCCTTTTGAGTATTGACGGCGGGTTGACCGTCGATCAGCAGGTCAGCACCAACGGCGATGTTACCGACACCGACTTGCTGTTCGCCTTCACCGAGGCCACCGCCTTTATGGGCAGCGGTTATGGTACAGCCGCTGCGGTTGGCGTGGAACTCAGCGACGGTAAATTGGGCTTGGTTTGGACGCAGAGTACGAACGCCGTCACTAGCGAAACCACCCAGGGCTTTGCCCTCAAAGGGACGGGGAGCGGTGCCCTGCTCGGCGTCAATGAGGTGGGTCTCAGCGGCAATCTCGATGTCGCCATCAACCGCATGGGCGCAGCGGTGAACGAAACCCTGGTGACGCCCACGGGCGAGATTCTGGTGGAGTTTGCCGACGGCAGCGAGTTCACCCAAATTACCGGCGACGCCACCCTGGACTTTGGTGGTGTGGTGCAGTCCTCCGGCCAGTTTGGCATGCAGCAGACCGTGACGGCAGACGGCACCAAACTGCTGATCGGCCTGGACAATGCCACCACCTTCATCGGGTCTGAAGGGGGGACGGATGTCGCCGCTGGGGTGCAGATCACGAACGCCGATCTGGGCCTGGTGATCTACGGCGATGACGGCAGCTATGCCCTCACCAGCAGCGGCGCGGGGGCGCTGATTGGCGTGGAAGATTTGGCCCTGGACGGCACTCTGGCCCTCCGCATCAATGAGACGGGCGGCGCGGTTGACGAAACCATTCCGGTGGGGCTGACTGACTCGCTTCAGGTGCGGTTCACCGAAGCACAGGCCAACCAAATGCGGGTGGAGGGCACTGTTGACGGGACGGCTGCCGATACCCTGGCGATGGGCGGCGAGTTCTCCCTGGAGTGGTTCCTGGATCAGGTGCCGGGTGCCCTGGACCTCACCTCGACGCCGACGGTGGATGACCTGACCCTGGCTCAGTACGACACGACTATTGGGGCCGATCTGTATCAATCCCTGCGCGACCAGCTCGCCGCCGAGAAAGCTCGCCTGGAAGGGGAACAGTCAGAGGTGAAGGGCATCACTGCGACGGTGGATGGCTGGGCCTTTAATGAAGATTTTGTCGATCGCGATCGCGACTGGCTCACCTTTGAGCAGCCCCACGGGTTCACGAATGGACAGGTGGTGGAATACACCGTGGCCGATGGCGAAACGGCGATCGGGGGCCTGACGCCGGGCCAACAGTACGAAGTTACGGTACTGAGCGACACGCGCCTGCAACTGGTCGATCGCAGCACGGGCCAGGTCATTGACTTGACGGACGATGGCACGGGCCTGCATCAGCTCAACGCGGTGCATGAGTTTGCCGCCACCAATCAGTTTGCGGTGGATCTGGAGCAAAATCTGATCCACTTCAGCCAGCCCCACGGCCTCACCAACATGAGCCGGGTGCAGTATGACACGGGGGGCAACCGAGCGATCGGGGGCCTGCGGGATGATCGGCAATACACCGTCGAAGTCATCGACGCGAACACCGTGCGCCTGCGCCATCTGAGCGGCAGCGCCATTGTCGATCTCACCAGCGACAGCGATGGAGAACATACCCTTCGCCCTGTGTTAACGTTTTCGGCGGAGAATGAACTGGGTAGCACGATTGACGTGAGTCGTGACATCATCCAGTTCAATACGCCTCATTACCTCCAAACGGGCGACAAAATTCAGTATTACGAGCCGGTGGATGGTAGCCCTATCGGTGGCACCCTAGATGCCTTGCATCACTACGATGTGGTCACTGCCTACTATGTGGTCAAGATTGATGATCGGTCCATTGCCCTTTCTAAAGACCGTTACAGTCCCACCTATGCCGAACGGATTAACCTCACAAGCCCTGGCACGGGGACTCATACCTTCTCGCTGATTGAACAAAGCGGTCGTAGCCATCTCAGCTATGACAGCGGGCTGAATGTGGTCAAAGGCAATGCTATTCAACTGTGGTCAAATCACGGCTTCCGCACTGGCCAACAGGTGTCCTTACAAATTGGGGCAGGTAAGCGCTATTCCCCCCTCTCTGGCATTACTGCCGATTTTTACAACAACGGTGCTCCGGTTTATCGTCCCACGGCGAACAATACCTATTTCGTCAAGGTGCTGAATAGCAAGACCTTCCGGCTGGCAAAAACCGCTGAAGACCTGGCCCAAGGCAACTATATTAACGTGGCCGAAACGGGACGGAGTACCAGTTTTCGTTTCATGCCTGTGGCAATGCTGCGGGGTAGTGAGGAAATTATCCGGGTAGATACTGCGAATGACCTGATCAACTTTGAGGCGGATCATGGTTTTACTGATGGGGAGGCCGTGCGCTATGACGTGAGTGCCAATCAACGGGCGATTGGCGGTTTAAAGGACAATCAAACCTACTATGTGCAGGTGCTCAACGATCGCCAGGTTCGCCTGTCTAATACGGCTAGTGGCAGTGCCATCAACCTGACCAGCGACGGCACCGGTAATCATCGCTTCCTGAGCACGGGGGCAACGGTGGTGCCCACCAACGATATCCGGGTCGAGGTCGATACCGACACGATTATTTTGCCGGAGGCGATCGCGTTTGAAGTGGGCGAAGCCATCCGCTACGAAGCCGCTGGGGGGCAAGCGATCGGCGGTCTCACCGACGGCACCACCTACTACGTCGCTAGCCTGGACGGCGATCGCCTGCAATTGGCCACCACTGCCGGGGGCGCAGTCATCGACCTGACCGCTGCCGGGGGCACTGGCGACCACCAGTTTGTCCGCGCCAGCCTGGAATTCAACGCCACTAATGACATCGCCGACCAACGCCGAGCGGCGGCTGTCGCCCTCAGCGATCGCCTCTCCAATGAACTGGGCGTCAGCGTCACCCTGATTGAGGGCGATGCCACCTCCACTAACGACCCCACCGCGACGGACGGCACCGAAACCGCCAACCGCAAGGTCAGCTTCCGCGAGGTCTCCGTGCTCTACGACGAGCAGCAGATCGAGAAAACCCGACTGCTGGCGGGCATCACCAACGGCTACGCCTTCATGGGGACGGGGCTCGATACCCCCGACGAAACTGGGGTGAAGGTGGAGAACACTGACATTGGGTTGGCGCTGTATAAGGCGATCGACTTCACGAAGCCGCCAGAAGAACAGACCAATATGACCTATGCCCTGATGGGCGACGGCGACGGTTCGGTGGTGGGGCTACCTGGCATCACCCTCGATGGCACACTGCGGGTGGAATCCAACAGCACTGGGGAAACAGTGCAGGAAACCATCATTACCCCCGGCGGTCAGATTGATCTGAATATCGACGACCCGGCTAACCTGACCCGCATCACGGGCAGCGCCACCCTGGGCATGCTGGATTTCACAGAAATCAGCGGCGGCTTTGAGGTCGTCACCGAGACCGTCGATATCAACGGCGTTCTGGAAAATCAACTGGCGATCGACGCCACGAACATCACCACCTTCATCGGCGCAGGCGCAGACCCCACAGTGGATCTGGGCGTACTGCTCGAAAACATCGACTTCTCCCTAGATGTCCTCCCCGACGGCACCTACGACTACGACTTCAGCAAGGTCACCAATACCGCTCTGCTGCTGAAGAATCTGCCGGACGGGCTGACCAGCATCGGCACCTCCATCGAAACTCTACTCAATCAGGATTGGGATTTCGCCACCATCGAAGGTGGACAACGCCTGAGCTTCAACGTCACTGACTTTGCCCTGGGTGACTTCGGTACCGTCAGCGGCACCCTCAACCTCGATATTCTCAAGGATGCCAACGGCTTTGACCTGAATCTCTCCAGCGATGGCATTAGCTTATTCCTCGGCGACGGCACCGATCCGGCTACGGATATGGGTGTGCAACTGACGGATATTGGCTTCACCCTCGGCCTCCAGAGCGACGGCACCTTCAGCTACGACTTCGACAAGTTGGCGACGACCGCGATCGCCCTCAAGAACCTGCCCGCCGAATTGAGCAGCATCGCCACGGCAATCGAGACCCTCTTCAGCCAGGATTGGGATTTCGTCGCCATCCCCGACCTCCCCAACGCCCAGCGCCTCACCTTCAATGTCACCGATTTTGCCCTGGGCGACTTCGGCACCGTCAGCGGTGGCCTCAATCTCGACATCATCCAGAGTGTCGATGGCTTTGACCTGAATTTGTCTAGTGATGCGATTGACCTGTTCCTCGGCAACGGCACCAACCCGCTCACCGACATGGGTGTGCAGCTCAACGACATTGCTCTCAACCTCGGCTTACAAAGCGACGGCACCTTCAGCTACGACTTCGACAAGCTCGATACCACGGAACTACTGCTGAAGAACCTCCCGGCTGAGTTCAGCACGATTCAAAGCTCTCTGGAAACGCTGCTCAACGGTGATTGGGACTTCATCGATATTCCCGATGTGCCCGATGCCCAACGATTGAGCTTCACCGTCACCGACTTCGCGTTAGGCGACCTCGGCAGCGTCAGCGGCACTCTCAACCTCGACATCCTCAAAGCCGCCGATGGCTTTGACCTGAATCTGTCCAGCCCCGACATCGATCTATTCCTCGGTGACGGCACTGATCCACTCACCGATATGGGCATCCAGCTCAACGACATCGCGGTGTCCTTGGGCCTGCTCAGCGACGGCACCTTCAGCTACGACTTCGCCAAACTCCCCAGCACCGAACTGCTGCTGAAAAACCTCCCGGCTGAATTCAGCACCATTCAAAGCTCCTTGGAAACCCTACTCAACGGCGATTGGGACTTCGCGGAAGTACCGGGCATTCCGGATGCGCAACGGTTGAGCTTCACCGTCACTGATTTCGCGTTAGGCGACCTCGGCAGTGTCAGCGGCACTCTCAACCTCGACATCCTCAAAGCTGCCGATGGCTTTGACCTGAATCTCTCCAGTCCCGACATCGATCTATTCCTCGGTGACGGCACTGATCCACTCACCGATATGGGTGTGCAGCTCAACGACATCGCCGNNNCCTCAATGGCGATTGGGACTTTGCTGAGATTCCCGGTATTCCCGATGCGCAACGGTTGA
- a CDS encoding two-component system response regulator — translation MQSISILVIDDDPTNLEVVETILMAHEGRWNSDLSYQLHYASSGPMGIDQLATCNPHLVLLDVMMPGMDGIEVCQRIKAMPQWQTVPIIMATALNQKQDMARCLAAGADDFISKPLNGIELSARIQTMLRIYEQQRRLANFNAQLEAKVQDRTAELRRMIVQDTLTGLPNRAGLLENLQAQLAAGETALALVQLDLDDFQLVNDSLGYDVGNQFLLAIAERLKAHLQPQDQLARVGEDEFCWLRLGVTTQAEMDSLVARLLNCFQQPFMVGELEIYASVCVGTVLGEDSDQAAEAFLQASDTATYHAKKHGRGGVQRFERVMHQASLNRLTLENDLQRALERQEFVTYYQPIVDLQTQQFAGFEALVRWQHPERGMVSPGEFIPCMEATGLIVPVGMVVLQQACEQLHRWHQQGHAHWTMSVNLSVRQFACPTLVQDIDRIVALTGVNPAYLKLEITESAIMDNAEAAIAITQELRSRGIQISIDDFGTGYSSLGYLHRFPVDALKIDRSFVVAMEVNGSDYPVVDTILALSHQLKIAVIAEGIETQQQLELLQGRDCQYGQGYLFSRPLSAADLETLLKATVNSG, via the coding sequence ATGCAATCTATCTCCATCTTGGTCATCGATGACGATCCCACCAATCTTGAAGTCGTCGAAACCATCTTGATGGCCCACGAGGGTCGCTGGAATAGCGATCTCTCCTACCAACTGCACTACGCTAGCAGCGGCCCCATGGGCATTGATCAGCTCGCTACCTGTAATCCTCACCTGGTGTTGCTAGACGTGATGATGCCCGGCATGGATGGCATCGAAGTCTGCCAGCGGATCAAAGCGATGCCTCAATGGCAAACTGTGCCCATCATCATGGCTACCGCCTTAAACCAAAAACAAGACATGGCCCGGTGTTTGGCCGCCGGAGCCGATGACTTTATCAGTAAACCCCTCAACGGGATTGAGCTCAGCGCTCGCATCCAAACCATGCTGCGGATCTATGAACAGCAGCGCCGCCTGGCTAACTTTAATGCGCAACTAGAGGCCAAAGTGCAAGATCGCACCGCCGAGCTACGTCGCATGATTGTGCAGGATACTCTGACGGGCTTGCCCAATCGGGCGGGCCTATTGGAAAATCTGCAAGCTCAACTGGCCGCTGGCGAAACCGCTTTGGCTCTGGTTCAACTTGACCTCGACGATTTTCAATTGGTGAATGATTCCCTCGGTTATGACGTGGGCAATCAGTTTCTCCTGGCGATCGCCGAACGATTAAAAGCTCACTTGCAGCCCCAAGACCAGTTAGCGCGGGTCGGTGAAGATGAGTTTTGCTGGCTGCGTCTGGGCGTGACCACCCAAGCCGAGATGGATTCACTGGTCGCCAGATTACTGAACTGTTTTCAGCAGCCCTTTATGGTCGGGGAATTAGAAATCTATGCCTCAGTTTGTGTGGGCACAGTCTTAGGTGAAGACAGTGATCAGGCTGCAGAGGCTTTCCTCCAAGCGTCTGACACTGCTACCTATCACGCCAAAAAGCATGGCAGAGGAGGTGTCCAGCGGTTTGAGCGGGTGATGCATCAGGCTAGCCTCAATCGCCTGACCCTCGAAAATGATTTGCAGCGGGCATTAGAACGGCAAGAATTCGTCACCTACTATCAACCCATCGTAGATTTGCAGACTCAACAGTTTGCTGGCTTCGAAGCCTTGGTCCGGTGGCAGCATCCTGAGCGGGGCATGGTGTCGCCGGGTGAGTTTATTCCCTGCATGGAGGCCACCGGGCTCATCGTGCCAGTGGGCATGGTGGTGTTGCAACAGGCCTGCGAACAACTGCACCGCTGGCACCAGCAGGGGCATGCCCACTGGACCATGAGTGTAAATCTGTCGGTGCGCCAATTTGCTTGCCCTACCCTAGTGCAGGATATTGACCGCATTGTGGCGCTCACGGGCGTTAATCCGGCTTACCTGAAACTCGAAATTACTGAAAGTGCCATTATGGACAATGCCGAAGCGGCCATTGCCATTACTCAAGAACTGCGATCGCGCGGCATCCAGATCAGCATCGACGATTTTGGGACCGGCTATTCGTCATTGGGATATCTCCATCGCTTTCCAGTGGATGCACTTAAAATCGACCGTTCCTTCGTTGTCGCCATGGAGGTCAACGGCAGTGATTATCCCGTTGTGGACACCATTCTGGCTCTCAGTCATCAACTTAAAATTGCCGTGATTGCCGAAGGTATTGAAACTCAGCAACAGCTAGAGCTCCTTCAAGGTCGAGACTGTCAATATGGTCAGGGATATCTGTTCTCTCGTCCCTTATCTGCAGCTGATCTGGAGACGTTGTTAAAGGCTACGGTCAACTCCGGTTAA